The following coding sequences are from one Candidatus Methanomethylicota archaeon window:
- a CDS encoding translation initiation factor IF-2 subunit alpha, whose amino-acid sequence MTLRKRDFPEVGELVIATPVKIYDHGAYVNLDEFEKVGYVPIGEVASTWVRNIRDYIKEGHKLVLKVIRVDEKKGHIDLSLKKVTDRERKEKLIQWKRAKKSEKILEEVASELKKSMKEAIEKIGIPLEDRFGDLYAAMEASVINGPKVLIEAGIPEDWANKIYEIAKHHIEPPIVKISGVLTLKSTKPKGIEDIKTALLLGEENENIEITNLGAPRYRIEVTAKDYKTAEAILKEVVDKIINKITELGGVGSFTR is encoded by the coding sequence TTGACTTTAAGAAAAAGAGATTTTCCTGAAGTAGGAGAGCTTGTAATAGCAACTCCAGTGAAAATTTATGATCATGGAGCTTATGTGAATTTAGATGAATTTGAAAAAGTAGGTTATGTTCCAATAGGTGAAGTTGCTTCTACATGGGTGAGAAATATAAGAGATTATATAAAAGAGGGTCATAAACTTGTTCTTAAAGTAATAAGAGTTGATGAAAAAAAAGGTCATATTGATTTATCATTAAAAAAAGTAACAGATAGAGAGAGAAAGGAAAAATTAATACAATGGAAAAGAGCAAAGAAGTCTGAAAAAATTCTTGAAGAAGTGGCATCAGAATTAAAAAAATCAATGAAAGAAGCTATTGAGAAAATAGGAATTCCATTAGAAGATCGCTTTGGAGATCTTTATGCAGCAATGGAGGCTTCAGTAATTAATGGACCAAAAGTACTTATTGAAGCAGGAATACCTGAAGATTGGGCAAATAAAATTTATGAAATTGCAAAACATCATATAGAGCCTCCAATTGTCAAAATTTCTGGAGTACTTACTTTAAAATCAACAAAACCAAAGGGAATTGAAGATATTAAAACTGCATTATTATTAGGAGAAGAAAATGAAAATATAGAAATTACAAATTTAGGAGCGCCAAGATATAGAATTGAAGTAACTGCTAAGGATTATAAAACAGCTGAGGCAATATTAAAAGAAGTTGTTGATAAAATAATTAATAAAATTACAGAATTAGGAGGAGTAGGTTCTTTTACAAGGTGA
- the pcn gene encoding proliferating cell nuclear antigen (pcna): protein MFKAIFPEGKVWKNIIEAISVLVDEGVFIATPGEIKLRAMDPSRVAMVDLEIPSSAFESYECDSEIPIGVNFDDMKSIVKRAKSDEKLELEISQARLKIKLIGKFTRTFSMPLLDLGKEELSIPKISFSVNTRLLTSALEEAIKDAEVVSDFIKIIAENDLLKIMASGDRGEVEIEITKDSGELLSIELKEPSHALYSLNYLKKMMTATDLSDVCTLMFSTDMPLRLDFNMAIGGKVTYYLAPRMEAE, encoded by the coding sequence ATGTTTAAAGCAATATTTCCTGAAGGAAAAGTTTGGAAAAATATTATTGAAGCAATTTCAGTATTAGTAGATGAAGGAGTTTTCATTGCTACTCCAGGAGAAATAAAATTAAGAGCCATGGATCCTTCAAGGGTTGCCATGGTTGATTTAGAAATACCTTCTTCAGCTTTTGAATCATATGAATGTGATAGTGAAATACCAATAGGAGTAAACTTTGATGATATGAAAAGTATTGTGAAAAGAGCAAAAAGTGATGAAAAATTAGAATTAGAAATTTCTCAAGCAAGATTAAAAATAAAATTAATTGGAAAATTTACAAGGACTTTTTCAATGCCTTTGTTAGACTTAGGAAAAGAAGAGCTTTCAATTCCAAAAATTAGTTTTTCAGTAAATACAAGATTATTAACTTCAGCATTAGAAGAAGCTATAAAAGATGCTGAAGTTGTAAGTGATTTTATAAAAATAATTGCTGAAAATGATTTATTAAAAATCATGGCTTCAGGAGATAGAGGTGAAGTAGAAATAGAAATTACAAAAGACAGTGGTGAATTATTATCAATAGAATTAAAAGAGCCTTCTCATGCTCTTTATAGTTTAAATTATTTAAAGAAAATGATGACTGCAACTGATTTATCAGATGTTTGTACATTAATGTTTTCTACTGATATGCCTTTAAGATTAGACTTTAATATGGCCATTGGAGGAAAAGTTACATATTATTTAGCTCCAAGAATGGAAGCAGAATAA
- a CDS encoding ATP-NAD kinase family protein has product MIRKIGFIVNPIAGMGGSVGLKGTDGEEILEKAIKLGAKKVALKRAEEFLNSLGTLANTIEFWTCPGEMGEEILKKLNIKYNVIPGRIGKTTAEDTKKAAKYMLNLGVSIIVFCGGDGTARDILDAINTSIPVIGIPAGVKMQSGVFAITPKAAAELLIKYLWDEVSLKEVEVADVDEEAFRLGRLSAKLYGYLLTPYEPNYIQGMKTPTPIKDDVLENMKAIAKWIVDNMEEDVIYILGPGTTVKSILEILGLNGTLLGVDLIMNKKIIKLDANEMDIIQCIKGKKAKIIVSPIGNQGFIFGRGNQQISPEVIKIVGKENIIVISTREKLKDINVLRVDTGDLEVDDMLRGSIKVLIDYGIFKIFKVY; this is encoded by the coding sequence ATGATAAGAAAAATTGGATTTATAGTAAATCCTATTGCTGGAATGGGAGGAAGTGTTGGATTAAAAGGAACTGATGGAGAGGAAATTTTAGAAAAAGCAATAAAACTTGGAGCAAAAAAAGTAGCTTTAAAAAGAGCTGAAGAATTTTTAAATTCTCTTGGAACACTTGCAAATACAATAGAATTTTGGACTTGTCCTGGAGAAATGGGAGAAGAAATTTTAAAAAAATTAAATATAAAATACAATGTAATTCCTGGAAGAATTGGAAAAACTACTGCTGAAGATACTAAAAAAGCTGCAAAATATATGCTTAATCTTGGAGTAAGTATTATAGTTTTTTGTGGAGGAGATGGAACTGCTAGAGATATTCTTGATGCAATTAATACTTCTATTCCAGTAATAGGAATACCTGCAGGTGTTAAAATGCAAAGTGGAGTATTTGCAATTACACCTAAGGCTGCAGCTGAGCTTTTAATAAAATATCTTTGGGATGAGGTTTCTTTAAAAGAAGTTGAAGTTGCTGATGTAGATGAAGAAGCTTTTAGATTAGGAAGACTTTCTGCAAAACTTTATGGTTATTTACTTACACCTTATGAACCAAATTATATACAAGGTATGAAAACTCCCACGCCAATTAAAGATGATGTATTAGAAAATATGAAAGCCATAGCTAAATGGATTGTAGATAATATGGAAGAAGATGTAATTTATATTCTTGGACCTGGAACAACAGTAAAATCAATTTTAGAAATCTTAGGCCTTAATGGTACATTATTGGGCGTAGATTTAATTATGAATAAAAAAATAATTAAACTTGATGCAAATGAAATGGATATAATTCAATGTATAAAAGGAAAAAAAGCAAAAATAATAGTATCACCAATTGGAAATCAAGGATTTATTTTTGGAAGAGGAAATCAACAAATTAGTCCTGAAGTAATTAAAATTGTAGGAAAAGAGAATATAATTGTAATTTCAACAAGAGAAAAATTAAAAGATATAAATGTTTTAAGAGTTGATACTGGAGATTTAGAAGTAGATGATATGCTTCGTGGTAGTATAAAAGTATTAATAGATTATGGAATTTTTAAAATATTTAAAGTATATTAA
- a CDS encoding DNA primase small subunit PriS, with protein sequence MNKIFEKFKNYYINLNSEDLNIVNLEKREIALIPFKEDLMIRHLGFKDTNSLKDYLIKNVPLHLYYSSAYYENPQVEDMNLKNWEGADLIFDVDADHIPTDCKILHDKWFCLNCNLQGFGIAPEECPKCGQKRIDTNTWICERCLEVAKIEVLKLIDEYLIPDFGISSKEIEICFSGHRGYHLHIYSEYYKKLSSDGRREIADYIRGIGIDLKAHGLRKVNGIITGPNIREKGWRGRIAKSFYEYLSRASLEELMNIIGKSAEIIIKKRDKILDSIMMNGWFIPKGIGLKRISKIIKEAIKQNFCNIDERVTIDTKRLIRYPNSLHGKTGLKVCRLNYIDLEKFDPLKDAIVFKTGTMKIYVKEMPKIRIGNYEIGPLKNETIEVPESMAIYLICKGAAEMRN encoded by the coding sequence TTGAATAAAATATTTGAAAAATTTAAAAATTATTATATTAATTTAAATTCAGAAGATCTTAATATAGTAAATTTAGAAAAAAGAGAAATAGCTTTAATACCTTTTAAAGAAGATTTAATGATAAGACATCTAGGATTTAAAGATACAAATTCATTAAAAGATTATTTAATAAAAAATGTTCCTTTACATTTATATTATTCTTCTGCATATTATGAAAATCCTCAAGTAGAAGATATGAATTTAAAAAATTGGGAAGGAGCAGATTTAATATTTGATGTAGATGCTGATCATATACCAACAGATTGTAAAATTTTACATGATAAATGGTTTTGTTTAAATTGTAATTTACAAGGTTTTGGTATTGCTCCAGAAGAATGTCCAAAATGTGGACAAAAAAGAATAGATACTAATACATGGATTTGTGAAAGATGTTTAGAAGTTGCAAAAATAGAAGTTTTAAAATTAATAGATGAATATTTAATTCCTGATTTTGGTATTAGTAGTAAAGAAATAGAAATTTGCTTTTCTGGTCATAGAGGTTATCATTTACATATTTATTCAGAATATTATAAAAAATTAAGTAGTGATGGTAGAAGAGAAATTGCAGATTATATAAGAGGAATTGGGATTGATTTAAAAGCTCATGGATTAAGAAAAGTAAATGGTATTATAACTGGACCAAATATTAGAGAAAAAGGATGGAGAGGAAGAATTGCTAAATCATTTTATGAATATCTAAGTAGAGCTTCTTTAGAAGAACTTATGAATATAATAGGTAAGAGTGCAGAAATAATAATAAAAAAAAGAGATAAAATACTTGATAGTATAATGATGAATGGATGGTTTATACCAAAAGGCATAGGATTAAAAAGAATTTCAAAAATAATTAAAGAAGCAATAAAACAGAATTTTTGTAATATTGATGAAAGAGTAACTATTGATACTAAAAGATTGATAAGATATCCTAATAGTTTACATGGAAAAACTGGATTAAAAGTTTGTAGATTAAATTATATAGATCTTGAAAAATTCGATCCTTTAAAAGATGCTATTGTATTTAAAACTGGAACAATGAAAATATATGTAAAAGAAATGCCAAAAATTAGAATAGGAAATTATGAAATTGGACCATTAAAAAATGAAACTATTGAAGTTCCTGAAAGTATGGCCATATATTTAATATGTAAAGGAGCAGCGGAGATGAGAAATTGA
- a CDS encoding STT3 domain-containing protein — protein MNINSMKIIKLKKIITYTLLIGIIILAIIIRLLPMRWGIYLDEFDPYIHYKGAMYILENGFSAWFSWFDSTRWAPWGTNVPSSAQLGPPFTGALFYLFLKQIGINITLQEALAIFPIISGAILTLLIFILGKELVNNFVGLFSAFVFAIDPTSIQRTGLGFFDTEATGLLGMFISLVFFVKALKKRTISYAIISGLALGYMVLCWGAYLYPYNFLALYTIILIILGKWNMRLSITITIVSSITMFSMALTPNIGVYNALSPYSGIPIIAFLTCLIMTATSFIQDKNLRRKLAIGGVFSIIGIGIIAIFSGILGPISGKFLLFVNPLARLEAPIVGTVGEQFPATWAVFFYNYHILILLAPAGAYFALKRMKNEDIFILLFALMAIYGAAIYIRLLIIVAPAIAMLAGLAIDNIIQKFIIKKEIKSKKAYPKQLGKIYGIIILAIVTAGFVPAVYSSIRASNRPVMLVSGCTGIATSVNDWIDALEWMRTNIPPGSIVGCWWDYGYWINVIANKSVIADNSTINGTQIKLIAEAFLNNEEYGLEIFKMMRVEYVVVFEPWLIVNTEPIIGLPPWSVIGDFEKSTAMMVIAGYNSSDYIGHLPLNIGGKIVNYPLPTGPKASTTLLYQLLFYPFREGYSKILGINIEPLNNFELVYHSNNYWVLIYKINY, from the coding sequence ATGAATATTAATAGTATGAAGATTATTAAATTAAAGAAAATAATTACTTACACTTTACTTATTGGAATAATAATTCTTGCAATTATAATAAGATTACTTCCAATGCGATGGGGAATTTATCTTGATGAATTTGATCCTTATATTCATTATAAAGGTGCTATGTATATATTAGAAAATGGTTTTTCAGCTTGGTTTTCTTGGTTTGATTCTACAAGATGGGCTCCATGGGGCACTAATGTTCCATCTTCTGCACAATTAGGCCCTCCTTTTACTGGAGCATTATTTTATTTATTTCTTAAACAAATTGGAATAAATATTACATTACAAGAAGCATTAGCTATTTTTCCTATAATTTCTGGTGCAATATTAACACTATTAATATTCATTTTAGGAAAAGAATTAGTGAATAATTTTGTAGGATTATTTTCAGCATTTGTTTTTGCAATTGATCCAACTTCTATACAAAGGACTGGACTTGGATTTTTTGATACTGAAGCTACTGGATTATTAGGAATGTTTATTTCATTAGTATTTTTTGTAAAAGCTTTAAAGAAAAGAACAATTTCCTATGCAATAATATCTGGTTTAGCTCTTGGATATATGGTATTATGTTGGGGAGCATACCTATATCCATATAATTTCTTGGCTTTATATACAATAATATTAATAATTCTTGGAAAATGGAATATGCGTTTATCTATTACTATTACTATAGTCTCATCTATTACAATGTTTTCAATGGCATTAACTCCTAATATTGGAGTCTATAATGCTTTATCTCCTTATAGTGGAATTCCAATTATTGCATTTTTAACTTGTCTTATTATGACAGCTACATCTTTTATTCAAGATAAAAATTTAAGAAGAAAATTAGCCATAGGTGGAGTATTTTCAATAATTGGAATTGGTATTATTGCAATATTTAGTGGAATTCTTGGTCCAATTAGTGGAAAATTTCTATTATTTGTAAATCCTCTTGCTAGATTAGAAGCTCCTATAGTTGGAACAGTAGGAGAGCAATTTCCAGCAACTTGGGCTGTTTTCTTTTACAATTATCATATTTTAATATTATTAGCACCTGCAGGTGCTTATTTTGCACTTAAAAGAATGAAAAATGAAGATATATTCATATTATTATTTGCATTAATGGCAATTTATGGTGCTGCAATATATATAAGACTTTTAATAATTGTAGCTCCTGCTATTGCAATGTTAGCAGGTTTGGCTATAGATAATATAATTCAAAAATTTATAATTAAAAAAGAAATTAAAAGTAAAAAAGCTTATCCTAAACAACTTGGAAAAATTTATGGAATAATAATTTTAGCAATTGTTACTGCTGGTTTTGTTCCTGCAGTTTATTCAAGTATAAGAGCTTCAAATAGACCAGTAATGTTAGTATCAGGATGTACTGGAATTGCAACTAGTGTAAATGATTGGATAGATGCACTTGAATGGATGAGAACTAACATTCCACCAGGAAGTATTGTTGGATGTTGGTGGGATTATGGTTATTGGATAAATGTAATAGCTAATAAATCTGTAATTGCTGATAATTCTACAATAAATGGAACTCAAATAAAATTAATTGCTGAAGCTTTTTTAAATAATGAAGAATATGGATTAGAAATTTTTAAAATGATGAGAGTTGAGTATGTAGTAGTTTTTGAACCATGGCTTATTGTAAATACTGAACCAATTATTGGTCTACCTCCTTGGTCTGTAATTGGAGATTTTGAAAAATCTACAGCCATGATGGTAATAGCAGGTTATAATTCATCAGATTATATAGGGCATTTACCCTTAAATATTGGAGGAAAAATAGTTAATTATCCTCTTCCAACAGGTCCAAAAGCTTCAACAACACTTCTCTATCAATTATTATTCTATCCATTTAGAGAAGGATATAGTAAAATACTTGGAATTAATATAGAACCTCTTAATAATTTTGAATTAGTTTATCATTCAAATAATTATTGGGTCTTAATATACAAAATTAATTATTAA
- the gcvH gene encoding glycine cleavage system protein GcvH — protein MIKVGDFIILEGLLYSKTHEWIAFEENLARVGISDYAQKNLHDIVYVELPKVGSFFKKNSTICTLESIKAVAEVYAPVDCTIIEINSKLIDSPEIINKDPYGEGWLVKVKIEGRIEELMDAKTYAEFIKKL, from the coding sequence ATTATAAAAGTTGGAGATTTTATTATATTAGAAGGATTATTATATTCAAAAACTCATGAATGGATAGCATTTGAAGAAAATCTAGCTAGAGTAGGAATAAGTGATTATGCTCAAAAAAATTTACATGATATAGTTTATGTAGAACTTCCTAAAGTTGGTTCTTTCTTTAAAAAGAATTCAACAATTTGTACATTAGAATCAATAAAAGCAGTAGCTGAAGTTTACGCTCCTGTAGATTGTACAATTATTGAAATTAATTCAAAATTAATAGATTCTCCTGAAATTATAAATAAAGATCCTTATGGTGAAGGATGGCTTGTAAAAGTAAAAATTGAAGGAAGAATTGAAGAATTAATGGATGCTAAAACTTATGCTGAATTTATTAAAAAACTTTAG
- the ileS gene encoding isoleucine--tRNA ligase, protein MIGLIPKEYNSKNLEKEIMDFWEKEKIYEKVKNKGEEKFYFLDGPPYVTNPIHVGTAWNKILKDVYIRYFRMRGYNVRDQPGFDMHGLPIEVMVEKKLGIKTKKEIEEMGIENFVNACREFALENLKIATKQFKELGIWMEWDRPYKTIDNSYIESVWWLIKKAHEKGLLAQGKKIVHWCPRCETVLAGYEVTEEYREIEEDSIYVKFKIEGRENEYIIIWTTTPWTLPANVAIMVNPNFTYAKVKVGNEYYIMAENRIPYVLNGLKYEIIEKFLGSELEWIKYIPPLINEVPKQKELSPAHFVVLSETYVTLEEGTGCVHVAPGHGEEDFEVGKAYGLPEFCPVDERGKFTIEGGKYFGKDVREANKEIIKDLEEKGLLLKKERTKHRYPHCWRCKTPLILRLANQWFIKVTEIKEKMLEENEKVIWVPEWAGKARFGNWIKNAKDWVISRQRYWGIPLPIWMCEKCGEYKVIGSLSEISNREIDLHRPWVDYIKINCKCGGEMKRVNDVVDVWMDSGAASFASLNYPLIKNEWEKWWPVDLILEGHDQTRGWFYTLMICGIIAFDCAPYKRVLMHGFTVDQEGRAMHKSLGNVIYPEEVIEKYGRDVLRWYELGCTTWEDLKFTWKSIEDVFRFLNILWNTYYFASLYMNLDKFSPSKYSLEILKEEDKWILSRLMSLIEKVTNSMENLCVFDAVRDLEYFMKEDLSRWYIKIIRRRIWKEIDDYDKISAYMTIYEVLFNYLRMIAPMMPFISEKIYQEMFRSLPNMPLSVHLLEWPKVNEKLRDMELEEQMEIVKEIVEKSYGIRQSSKIKIRQPLRKIIVVSNNEKVKFAISKLKGILLEQANVKEIEFLTPEEEKIKEITLLPNFSIIGPIFREKTKEIIKIINDLDKKELLKLIKNETPIIIELDGEKIELRKDYFIIKEILPQNYKEEKCSFGTIYLDITKDRELIMEGLMRDIIRRIQEMRKRADLKVDAYIKVWIETSSEEIKEVVLNKKNEIALEVRAKEILMENGGKYKEEWELDGEKFIIGIEEVK, encoded by the coding sequence ATGATTGGTCTAATTCCTAAGGAATATAATTCAAAAAATTTAGAAAAAGAAATAATGGATTTTTGGGAAAAGGAGAAAATTTATGAAAAAGTAAAAAACAAAGGTGAAGAAAAATTTTATTTCTTAGATGGTCCTCCATATGTAACAAATCCAATTCATGTAGGAACTGCTTGGAATAAAATTTTGAAAGATGTATATATACGATATTTTAGAATGAGAGGATATAATGTAAGAGATCAACCAGGATTTGATATGCATGGACTTCCAATAGAAGTAATGGTAGAGAAAAAACTTGGAATAAAAACTAAAAAAGAAATTGAAGAAATGGGAATTGAAAATTTTGTAAATGCTTGTAGAGAATTTGCTCTTGAAAATTTAAAAATTGCAACAAAACAATTTAAAGAACTTGGAATTTGGATGGAATGGGATAGGCCTTATAAAACCATAGATAATAGTTATATAGAATCAGTTTGGTGGTTAATAAAAAAAGCACATGAAAAAGGATTACTTGCTCAAGGAAAAAAAATAGTTCATTGGTGTCCAAGATGTGAAACAGTACTTGCTGGATATGAAGTAACTGAAGAATATAGAGAGATTGAAGAAGACTCAATATATGTTAAATTTAAAATTGAAGGAAGAGAAAATGAGTATATAATTATATGGACTACCACACCTTGGACCCTACCTGCAAATGTAGCCATAATGGTTAATCCTAATTTTACCTATGCTAAAGTAAAAGTTGGAAATGAATATTATATAATGGCTGAAAATAGAATTCCCTATGTATTAAATGGATTAAAATATGAAATTATTGAAAAATTTCTTGGAAGTGAATTAGAATGGATAAAATATATACCACCTTTAATTAATGAAGTACCTAAACAAAAAGAACTATCACCTGCTCATTTTGTAGTATTAAGTGAGACTTATGTTACATTAGAAGAAGGTACTGGATGTGTTCACGTAGCCCCAGGCCATGGTGAAGAAGACTTTGAAGTTGGAAAAGCCTATGGCTTACCAGAATTTTGTCCTGTAGATGAAAGAGGAAAATTTACTATTGAAGGAGGAAAATATTTTGGAAAAGATGTAAGAGAGGCTAATAAAGAGATTATAAAAGATTTAGAAGAAAAAGGTCTACTTCTTAAAAAAGAAAGAACTAAGCATAGATATCCACATTGTTGGAGATGTAAAACTCCACTTATACTAAGATTAGCAAATCAATGGTTTATAAAAGTTACAGAAATAAAAGAAAAAATGCTTGAAGAAAATGAAAAAGTAATTTGGGTTCCTGAATGGGCAGGAAAAGCAAGATTTGGAAATTGGATAAAAAATGCAAAAGATTGGGTAATTTCAAGACAAAGATATTGGGGAATTCCATTACCAATATGGATGTGTGAAAAATGTGGAGAATATAAGGTAATAGGATCATTATCAGAGATTTCTAATAGAGAAATTGATTTACATAGACCATGGGTAGATTATATAAAGATTAATTGTAAATGTGGAGGAGAAATGAAGAGAGTAAATGATGTTGTAGATGTATGGATGGACTCTGGTGCTGCTTCTTTTGCTTCTCTCAATTATCCATTAATAAAAAATGAATGGGAAAAATGGTGGCCAGTTGATCTTATACTTGAAGGTCATGATCAAACTAGAGGATGGTTTTATACATTAATGATATGTGGAATTATAGCTTTTGATTGTGCTCCTTATAAAAGAGTACTTATGCATGGATTTACTGTTGATCAAGAAGGAAGAGCAATGCACAAATCATTAGGTAATGTGATTTATCCTGAAGAAGTAATAGAAAAATATGGAAGAGATGTGCTAAGATGGTATGAACTTGGATGTACAACTTGGGAAGATTTAAAATTTACTTGGAAGAGTATTGAAGATGTTTTTAGATTTTTGAATATTTTATGGAATACATATTATTTTGCAAGTCTTTATATGAATTTAGATAAATTTTCTCCAAGTAAATATTCTTTAGAAATATTAAAAGAAGAAGATAAATGGATTCTTTCAAGATTAATGTCTTTAATTGAAAAAGTAACAAATAGTATGGAAAATCTTTGTGTCTTTGATGCTGTTAGAGATTTAGAATATTTCATGAAAGAAGACTTAAGTAGATGGTATATTAAAATAATACGAAGAAGAATATGGAAGGAAATTGATGACTATGATAAAATATCTGCATACATGACTATTTATGAAGTACTATTTAACTATTTAAGAATGATTGCACCAATGATGCCATTCATCTCTGAAAAAATCTATCAAGAAATGTTTAGAAGTTTACCAAATATGCCATTAAGTGTACATTTATTAGAATGGCCAAAAGTTAATGAAAAATTAAGAGATATGGAACTTGAAGAACAAATGGAAATTGTAAAAGAAATTGTAGAAAAATCTTATGGAATAAGACAAAGTTCAAAAATAAAAATAAGACAACCATTAAGGAAAATTATAGTAGTTTCAAATAATGAAAAAGTTAAATTTGCAATATCTAAATTAAAAGGAATATTATTAGAACAAGCAAATGTAAAAGAAATAGAATTTTTAACTCCTGAAGAAGAAAAAATAAAAGAAATTACTTTATTACCAAACTTTTCTATAATAGGACCAATTTTTAGAGAAAAAACTAAAGAAATTATAAAAATAATAAATGATTTAGATAAAAAAGAATTATTAAAATTAATAAAAAATGAAACTCCAATAATTATTGAATTAGATGGAGAAAAAATTGAATTAAGAAAAGATTATTTCATTATAAAAGAAATTCTTCCACAAAATTATAAAGAAGAGAAATGTAGTTTTGGAACAATTTATCTAGATATTACAAAAGATAGAGAGTTAATAATGGAAGGATTAATGAGAGATATAATAAGAAGAATACAAGAAATGAGAAAAAGAGCTGATTTAAAAGTTGATGCTTATATAAAAGTTTGGATTGAAACATCATCTGAAGAAATTAAAGAAGTAGTTCTTAATAAGAAAAATGAAATAGCCTTAGAAGTAAGAGCAAAGGAAATTTTAATGGAAAATGGAGGAAAATATAAAGAAGAATGGGAATTGGATGGAGAAAAATTCATAATAGGAATTGAAGAGGTAAAATAA
- a CDS encoding RNA-protein complex protein Nop10 has protein sequence MKIKMMKCKSCGEYTLRKDKCPYCGGDLKNPHPARFSPEDKYSKYRLELIFSKKINN, from the coding sequence TTGAAAATAAAAATGATGAAGTGTAAATCTTGTGGTGAATATACTTTAAGAAAAGATAAATGTCCATATTGTGGAGGAGATTTAAAAAATCCTCATCCTGCAAGATTTTCTCCTGAAGATAAATATAGTAAATATAGATTAGAATTAATTTTTTCAAAAAAGATTAATAATTAA
- a CDS encoding 50S ribosomal protein L44e — MKVPKEIRTYCPRCKTHTIHTVTLYKKGKDRALAEGARRYERKKKGYGSSRKPVQKRFAKTTKKLSLKLKCKKCGYQKQRKGIRIKKLEIV; from the coding sequence ATGAAAGTACCAAAAGAAATAAGAACTTATTGTCCAAGATGTAAAACTCATACAATACATACAGTAACACTTTATAAAAAAGGGAAAGATAGAGCATTAGCTGAAGGTGCAAGAAGATATGAAAGAAAGAAAAAAGGATATGGAAGTTCAAGAAAACCAGTTCAAAAAAGATTTGCAAAAACAACTAAGAAATTAAGTTTAAAATTAAAATGTAAAAAATGTGGATATCAAAAACAAAGAAAAGGGATTAGAATAAAGAAATTGGAAATTGTATGA
- a CDS encoding 30S ribosomal protein S27e encodes MKKRKILTPMPKSKFLKVKCLDCGNEQIIFSHASTIVRCNICNKELAIATGGKAKILTDKIKEILE; translated from the coding sequence TTGAAAAAGAGAAAAATTTTAACTCCTATGCCAAAAAGTAAATTTCTTAAAGTAAAGTGCTTAGATTGTGGTAATGAACAAATAATATTTTCTCATGCTTCTACTATTGTAAGATGTAATATATGTAATAAAGAATTAGCTATAGCTACAGGTGGAAAAGCAAAAATTTTAACCGATAAAATAAAGGAAATCTTAGAATAG